A genomic segment from Anaerolineales bacterium encodes:
- a CDS encoding sugar phosphate isomerase/epimerase, whose product MRLALAVQTPDVTCPLPVALLSGTWSEKLDKAARLGVDGLELMTADPAQLDVPELRSELEAHGLKAAAIGSGAAAMQAGLYLLHANPDVAARARTRLNELIAFAAAIGAPLVTIGSFRGRLAWAGRDGRLRLAEVLHQAAEAAAAAGVRLALEPLNRYEADLINTAEEGLEFVEEVGHAALGLLLDTYHVNIEEASWELPFQRLMLAERLWHIHLGDNNRLPPGEGMIDFPLLVRTLRTLGYTGTLSAELLARPDPDTAARRTVEHMRPLLEAA is encoded by the coding sequence ATGCGCCTTGCGCTCGCCGTCCAGACGCCCGACGTGACATGCCCGCTGCCCGTTGCCCTGCTCTCCGGCACCTGGTCGGAGAAACTCGACAAGGCGGCCCGGCTCGGCGTCGATGGCCTCGAGTTGATGACGGCTGATCCGGCGCAGCTCGACGTCCCTGAGCTGCGGTCCGAGCTTGAGGCGCACGGGCTGAAAGCTGCTGCCATCGGCAGCGGTGCAGCCGCCATGCAGGCCGGGCTGTACTTGTTGCACGCCAATCCCGATGTGGCCGCCCGCGCCCGCACCCGCCTGAACGAGTTGATCGCCTTTGCCGCTGCCATCGGCGCCCCCCTGGTCACGATCGGCAGCTTTCGCGGCCGGCTGGCTTGGGCAGGCAGGGACGGACGGCTCCGGCTGGCGGAAGTTCTCCATCAGGCGGCGGAGGCAGCGGCCGCCGCCGGCGTGCGGCTGGCCCTCGAGCCACTCAACCGCTACGAGGCCGACCTGATCAACACTGCCGAAGAAGGTCTGGAATTCGTCGAGGAGGTCGGACACGCCGCTCTTGGACTGCTGCTCGACACATACCACGTCAACATCGAGGAGGCCTCCTGGGAGCTTCCCTTTCAGCGACTGATGCTGGCCGAAAGGCTGTGGCACATCCACCTGGGGGACAACAACCGTCTCCCGCCGGGTGAGGGAATGATCGACTTCCCCCTGTTGGTGCGAACGCTTCGCACCCTGGGCTACACCGGTACGTTGTCCGCCGAGCTCCTGGCGCGCCCGGATCCCGACACTGCCGCCCGTCGGACGGTGGAGCACATGCGACCGCTGCTGGAGGCTGCCTGA